The Nakamurella antarctica genomic interval CGACTTGGCGTTCCCGCGGTTCCAGCAGGGCTCCTAACAGCAGCATGAGTCAGACACCAGGTCGTCGCCCGCCGCGCACCAGCTCCAGGCCCGCAAGGTCGGGAGCCGGTGCGCGTACGGTGCGGTCTGGTGACGTGAACTCGACGGGCGGGCGGGTTCCCAGGTCTGCCGTCCGGCCGAATGCAACCAGACCTACCGCAGGCGGAGTGAGCGGACCCGGGCGCCGCACTCGAGCGGCCAACACACCGGCTGCCCCGCTCGGTGGCCCAGCTGCACGAAAGCCGTTGAAGTCAAAGCTGCTTCGGCAAGTAGCCATCCTGGGGTTGGTTCTAGCGGCCGTTGCGCTCTCGCTTGGCTATCCTCTCCGGGATTACCTCGACCAGCGCGCCGAGCTCGCCGCGGCAGTAGCCCAGCGACAGGCCTTGGAGCAGACTGTGGCGAACTTGGAACTCCAGCAGGCTGCGTTGGCGGATCCGGATTACATCAAAGCGGAGGCAAAAAAACGTCTGCAGTACGTCATGCCAGGGGACACGGTCTACGTTGTCCAAGCTCCCGTGCTGAAAGTCGCACCGGAAGCGGCTGCCGGAGCACCCGTGGCAACGGCAACGACGCAACCCTGGTATTCGACGTTATGGGGCACGCTCTCTTCCCCAGGGGGACAGCCGGGCGATCAAACACCAGTTTCTGATGCCTCCGCCGCCCCTGATGCCCCCGCCACCCCCGGCGCTGGCGGATGATCGACAAGAATGAGAACGTGACAACCCCTACGCCCCCACCAGTTCCACCCAGTTTCGGCCTTCCGCCGAGGCTCGAAGCGCCAACAGAGGCAGATTTCGCCGCGTTGGCGATCGAACTGGGCCGCCCGGCGCGTGGCGTGAAGGCCGTGGCTTTTCGGTGTGGGCACGGCATCCCCGCGGTCGTGCAGACGATGCCGCGGCTCGAGGATGGCACGCCGTTTCCCACCATGTTTTATCTGTGCTGCTCCGTCCTCAACTCCACCATCGGCAGGATGGAATCGGGCGGGGTGATGAAGGAAATGAGCGATCGGCTTCTGCTCGACGCAGATCTTGCTGCTGCTTATCTCGCGGCGCACGAGTCCTACCTTGCTCAGCGCAAAGCCCTTGACGACCTCGGAATAGCGGTCACAGCCGGGGAATGCCCACCCGGGTCAAGTGCTTGCACGTCCTAGTGGCGCACTCGCTGGCAGTCGGACCGGGCGTCAATCCCTTAGGTGATGAGGCAGTAAACATGCTCGCCGAATATTCTCGCGGCGAGAGCGCCTGCGCGTCATTTGGCTAGCTCCTCGATTGCTGGGACTTACCTCAGCTGTTTGTCGGGGTGATTCACGGACTCAGGGTCGGGCTTGGCACGTTTGATTTCCACACCACCCATGACGGCGACTCCGTTGACCCGCAGCACCGGTGCGTTGGGCCCACAATCGCAGTGCGATTTGTCATCGAACGCGCCCATGATGCCGATGCCGCTGCAGATGACCCGGACATCTTCGGGAACAGTGATCTCTACCCCTCCCATCAGCGCAACAGCGGTGATGGTGACCTCGCCGCTGCTGAATTGCGCGTGGGTAACGTCGATTTCAACGCCACCCATGAGAGCTACCGCGGTGAGTCTGGCTGGCATCTTCCATCGTCCGCGAATGGTGCGGCCACCCATCACGGCGATTGCAGTCTTCAGCACCGGGTAATTGCCCCCGACCCGGCTCAGGCCAGGGGAGGGCGTTTGAGCCACCGCAGCACCGACCGCTGGCCACAGGTGACCATGCTCGGGAAGGTCAGTCGTCAATGGGACCAAAGCGCTCAGAGTGCGTGCAGCGTAAACGGAGGCGAGTCGCTCCGATAGTTCGTCTACGCTCAGCCGACCCTCGGCCATTGCCGTATTGAGTGCGTGCGCCACCCGCTCCCGGTCTGCGTCGGAGGCACGCAAGTCGCCTGGCGGGGTGATGGGGGTATCGGTCATGGTGGCATAGCCTACGGTGGGCGCTCGCTCAGGTTTTGGGTACTCTATGGTCAGACCACAGGGGTTGCGTGCGGCGGGGGGACATCAATGGCGACCACCAAGTCCTATCAGGTGGTCTTGACCCAAATTGAAACGGACTTGGCCGCGGGCCGGCTCGACGTGGGGGACGGTTACCGGCGGAACGCATTTTGGCGCTCCGTTACGGCGTTTCGCGCGCCAGCGTCCGCGAGGCCATTCGTGTCCTCGAAGCCATGGGGGTGATTCGGACCAGCGCGGGTTCGGGACCGGAAGCGGGCGCAGTCGTCATCGCGGAGCCCGCCGCCCCCATGGGGTCAGCGTTGCGTTGGCATCTGGCAAGTCGTCACTTGCCTGTCGGCGATATCGTCGGCGCACGAGTGCTTATCGAATCGTGGGCGGTGAAAGAAGCGAGCGTTTTAGTACACGCTGAGCCCGCCCTATTGGCACCTGCACGAGCGTTGTTAGCCGCCATGGACGATAGCGCGCTCGCTCCAGAAGCATTCCTCGCACTCGACGCCGCGTTTCACGTGATGCTGGCCGAGCTTGCCGGCAACACCGTCATCACTGCGGTGATGACGGCTATGCGCGAGGGTATTCAGGCCTACGTGACCGCGGCCGTCGCTGCCTATCCTGACTGGTCGTCGATGGTCGCTAGGCTGCGCGCCGAGCATCACGCAGTGGTGGCGGCGATGGCTCTGGGCGAGGGTGACGAAGCAGCGGGCGAAGTGAGGCGCCACATCGCGGGTTTCTACGCCGAAACCGGTGTCAGCTACTAAGTTTTGACGCAAGTAAAAAGGTCGAAAGCACCTGTCGCCCATAAGCCGCATATGCTTTGTCACGTGCCCTCGAGTCCGTGGGTTTGCGACTCGACGATAGGGTCGACGTGCTTGAAAAGGTATTCCATCTCAAGGTTTTGGTGACAACACACGGAGGCGCACGATGACGAGGGTCGCGGCAATTGACTGTGGGACCAACTCCATTCGATTGCTTGTTGCTGATGTCATCAACACCCCAGCGGGTTTCACTCTGGTCGACGTACACCGCGAAATGCGTGTCGTCCGGCTAGGGGAAGGTGTCGACCAGACCGGAGTGCTGCAAACCGGGGCAATTGACCGGACGTGGGCAGCGCTTTCGGACTACACCGCGATCTTGCGCGCCTCGGGTGCGACGTCGGTGCGCATGGCGGCCACCTCGGCGACCCGAGATGCCAGCAACCGGAACGATTTTGTCGAAATGGTTCGGCGCACGTTGGGCCAAGACCCTGAGGTGATCACCGGCAATGAGGAGGCCGAGCTCTCCTTCCGGGGTGCCATTGGGGGAGTGGCGGCATCGGGCGGGCCGTACATGGTGGTCGACATTGGTGGCGGCTCAACGGAAATGGTGATTGGAACCACGAATAACGTGCAGGTAGCTCTCGCCGGCTCCGCCAGCGTGAACATCGGCTGCGTAAGACTCACAGAGCGGCTTTTGCATTCAGACCCGCCCACCGAAGCCGAGATTGATCAGGCGCGGCAGCTCGTGACGCATGTGCTGAGTGAAGGTCTGGATTCGCTTCCGGTCGCTTCTATAAAAACCCTGGTTGCAGTAGCTGGGACGGCCACCACGGTGGCAGCAGCCGCACTGCACTTACCCACCTACGATCCGGCCAAAATTCATTTGCAACGCATCTCCGCTACCCAGGTATCAGAAGTGGCGACGCTGATGTTGGGCGCAACCACCGCCCACCGAGCCGCTTTGGGATACATGCATCCGGGGCGCGTAGACGTGATCGGCGGCGGTTCGCTCATCCTCGACACCCTGGTGCAGTTGGTTCAAGACCGCGTGCATTTGGATCAGATCACGGTATCTGAACACGACATCCTTGACGGCCTAGCGCTTTCGCTGGGGCAGTAACGTTCTGCCCGCCGGGCTGGGGGCGGTGGTTGTCGTGGCCGGAGGCAGTGGTTGGCGAGTTACTGTCGCTGGCATCCCACCGACTAAGCTGACACCGGCCGGTTCACCGGCTTTGGCCCCTGTATCCCAATGGCAGAGGAAGACGACTTAAAATCGTTTCAGTGTCGGTTCGAGTCCGACCAGGGGCACTCACATTCGGGGCGGCTAGGTTGAGCGTCATGACTTGGGACGAACTCCTCGGCTCACCACTGCGATGAGGACAACGATCGCCGTGATGAGTAGGCCCGCGCCGATGATGGGCTGCGCTGAAAACGAAGCGATCCCGAGCACGACGAGAACGAGTCCGAGGACGAGGAATAGATTTCGATTGCTTTCGTTTGCGTTCCGATTCATGCCCTGGACTTTGCCCGATCACGCCCATGACGAACCCGAAATCGGGTAAAGGTCTCAGTAGCAGTGAGGTATCACGAGTGGAAGTGGAGCGTGGTGGCATGCAAATAACCAGAATAGTTCGGGTCGCTGCGTTGGTGGCGGCAGTGGCCGTCCTCGGCGCGTGCAGCACCGGATCTGATGGGATTTCTTCGTCCACGATTTCATCACCGACATCCGCACTCTCAACCAGCGCCCCGGACACGACTGTCTCGTCCTCAATCAGCGCTCCAGACCCGACTGCCTCGTCGCCCAGCACCGCTAGTTCAGCGCCTGTCAGTGCCGACGCGGGGACTATGAGCCAACAGGCGTCTGTGCCTGCGGCTAGCCCGACGGTGGCAGCCCCGAGGTCTTCCTCTCCCTCGTCGAGGACCAACTTTGGGGTCACGTACGTCAGCGTGACCGGCGATTGGACGGGCGATCAGCTCTTCACTAAGCCGCGCTCTGACGGCAGTCCGGTTGCACCCGGGTTGTATGGATCGGGTGTGAGCGCACAATTTCAAAGCCCCTCGGGGAACATTGCGTGCCAAATACAAGTCGATACGCCAGAAGGCTCGTCAGACGGCGTGGTCTGCGACATTAGAGACCACGCTTACGTGAATCCAACGCCTCCTACCGATGTGACATGTGCATCCAACTACGGCCAAACCGTGCAGATCCTCCCAACCGGAGTGCGGGTCGAGTGCTCGGTATCCGATGGCGCCTATCGGCCAGGTGGGGAGGGTCTGCCGTTGCCGGCCGGTTCCCAACTCGATTTTGGGGGCGTCACGTGTCTGTCAACCGAATACGGCATCCGGTGCCTCGATAATGCGAGGCAGGTTGGTTTCATGATCGGCAGAAACATCCTCGCCGAAATAGCTCCCTAACGAAGAGGCCGATCAGGGCACCCACATTTCAACGAGTGGGGTTCTGAGTGGGTATAGCGCACTGCAGACTCCAGACGTTGCTCATCGGCGAGCAGGCTGTAGGTCAAGATCGCGTTGCCCTTGCTGGAGATGGTCGAACCGGCCAGCGTCAGCCGCGTCGTAGGGTCGGTGGGTTCGAAGAGGCGCTTTCCGGCCCCGGCAATCACCGGGTGCATCGTCAGAGTCAGCGAATCCAGCAGACCCGCAAAAATGAGTTGGCGAGCCAGCGAAATACTTCCGCAGACAGCGATGTCGCGACCCTCGGACTGCTTGAGCGCCGTCACGAACTCCACAAAGTCGCCTTCTATCAGCGTCGAGTTCTCCCAGGACAACTCGGGGCTGAGTGTTGTTGAGGCAACGAACTTCTGGACGGGGTTGATGAAGTCGCCGAACTCATCATCCGCCGTCGGCCAATACTCCGACCACTGTTCGTACCCGAGTCGGCCGATCAGGACGGTGTCTGTCTCGGTGATCATCCCCGTCATGGCTTCGCCGACCTGGTCGTCGAAGCTGTCGAACTGCCAGAGGTGGGGCGCCTCCACGACGCCGTCGAGACTGTAGAACAGACCTGCAACAACTTTGCGCATACTGCTCAGCTCCTTCAAGAGCGGGGAGGAGGGTCAACTGCCCAAGAAGAGTACAGATCGCTTCACGCCGCTAGTGGACTGCTCCTATCCCGAGTGTCCCACTGGTGAATCCGCCTTCGGAGAGGCAAGGTTGGTCTATGAACGCTGATAGCGCAGAGTCCTCCTCCTTTCCCGATGCGGACTACCTCGGAAACCCCCAAGTGCTGGCCGAATGGGACCTTCGCTACACCGACCACGAACGGATGTGGAGCGGGAACCCCAATGGCTCGCTCGTTGCTGAGACCGCCGGGCTGACGCCGGGGCGGGTCTTGGACGTGGGATGCGGGGAGGGCGCCGACGCCCTGTGGTTGGCGCAGGCAGGGTGGCAGGTAACGGCGCTGGAAGTCTCCGGTGTGGCGTTGGAGCGAGCTGCTGCGCACGCTCGGGAGGCAGGCGTCGATATCACCTGGATACACGCTGGGCTCGCCGAAGCCGGCCTGGCGCCCGCGTCATTTGATCTGGTGTCCGCGCACTATCCGGTGCTGCAGCGCACTCTCGACGCGGCTGCGGAACATGCGCTCTTGGACGCTGTCGCGCCGGGCGGCACGCTGCTGGTGGTCCACCACGCCGGGATGGAAGAAGCGCACGCGCACGAGGGCGACTTCGACCCCGCCGAGTACGTCTGGCCAGCTATGGTCGCAGCGATGCTCGACGAGAAGTGGGTGGTTGAACTCGATGAGCTTCGGCCGCGACTTGTTCCGGAAGGTGGCAACGGCGCTCACCATAAAGACGACATCATTCTGCGGGCGAGAAAGTTGTGCTGATCGCAGTTGTGGTGCGCCGGCCACCAGTTTCACTGACAAACGCGAGGGTGGTTCGATGAGCGGTAAAAGCGAGAACTTCACGCTGGAAGGCGGTGTCGCCCGCATCGTGCTCACCGAAACCGAACGGGGCGCGCCGATTAACCCCGCTTCACTTGCGGCACTTGCCCACGGGATTGCCCTGGCCCGCAAGGCGGATGCGCGGATCGTGGTGCTGAGTTCAGCAGGCAAAGCGTTCTCTGTGGGCGGGGATATCAAGAGCTTCGCTTCTGCTACCGACCCCGAACCGCAGGTGCGAGAAACTGCCCAGATTCTGCACAACATCATTCTTGAATTGCATGGACTCAACGCCATCGTTATCAGTGTGGTGCAGGGCGTAGCCGCGGGAGCTGGATTTCCACTGGCGGCTGCGGCCGACATCGTGTTGGCGGCGCGATCAGCGCGATTCACGTTTGCTTACAGCAAGATCGGCTTAACCCCAGATGGCGGCAGCACGCTGCTGGCCGCCACCCTCGGCTTACATCGAACATTGCAGTGGGCCTTGCTCAATCCGTTGCTCACGGCCCAGGAACTCTGCGACGCAGGGCTTGTCGCGGCCGTCTATCCCGATGACGAACTCGAGGCAGGGTTGGCATCGACGATTCAGACGCTGTTGCAAGGCTCGCGCTCGGCGCAGGTCAGCGCGAAGAGGTTGATCCGGAACCAAGCAATCAACAACGGGCGGCAGGCCTTGGATGCGGAGACAGCGGCAATTGCCGCCGCCGCTGCCAGCCTCGATGGGTTGGAGGGTGTTCGCGCCTTTGTCGGAAAGCGTCCACCGAACTTTCTGAGCTGATTGTCGCAAAACCTATGCTGTGAAAGGACTCTCCCATGCGCGACGCGGTCATTGTCGAGGCAGTTCGAACAGCTGTCGGCCGACGCAAAGGCTCTTTGGCCCACGTGCATGCCGCTGACCTATCAGCTGTGGTTCTTCGAGCGCTGATCGGGCGCACGCACCTAGACCCGGCGCTGATCGACGACGTCATTTGGGGGTGCGTGACGCAGTCGGGCGATCAGGGCGCCAATATCGCCCGCACAGCGCTGTTGTCGGCTGGCTGGCCCGAGACGGTGCCAGGCGTCACGATTGATCGGCAGTGTGGTTCTTCCCAGCAGGCCATCGGTTTCGCTGCCGCCGGGGTGATCGCCGGCCACTATGACTTTGTGGTGGCGGGGGGCGTCGAAACGATGACGCGCACTCCGATGCTGAGCAACCTGCAGGGCGGAGATCCCTTTGCAGGGAAGGGATTTTCCGATCGCTACGGCCTTGCCCCGAACCAGGGCATCGGCGCGGAGATGATCGCACAGCGATGGGGTTTATCCAGAACCCAGCTCGATGAGTTCGCTGCTGCTTCCCACCAGAAGGCTGCTGCGGCGCAGGATTCGGGCGCTTTCGACGCCCAGATTGTCGCCGTGCCTACCGAACAAGGCGACTTCAGCAGGGACGAGGGAATAAGGCGTGGCACATCATCGCAGTCGCTGGCCGGGCTGAAAACAGTTTTCGCCGACGATGGGGTGATCCATGCGGGCAATGCATCCCAAATCTCGGATGGCAGTGCAGCTTTACTGATCACTACAGGTGAACTCGCAGCGGTCCATGGCCTCACGCCCATCGCGAGGGTGCACACCGCGGTGGTGGCGGCAGCTGACCCGATCATCATGCTCACCGCGCCTATTCCGGCAACGGTCAAAGTACTGCAAAAAAGCGGTATCAGTCTTGATCAGATCGGCGCCTTCGAAGTTAACGAGGCGTTCGCCCCCGTTCCGCTGGCGTGGCTTGCCGAAATTGGAGCCAACCCCGAACTCATGAATTCGCTGGGCGGGGCGATCGCTCTCGGGCACCCGTTGGGCGGCTCGGGCGCCAGAATTGCGACGACCCTGATCCACCACATGCGCGACAACGGCATCGCCTACGGACTGCAGACCATGTGCGAAGGCGGCGGCATGGCCAACGCGACCATCTTCGAACTCCTCTGAGCACCGGATTGCTGTCAGGCCCGCGTAGTCGGCCGTGGGATGCTGCTGAGGGATCCAAATTCGGAAACACACATGAAAAGGGACCAGCAGTGCGTCGGAACCTGAGACACAACAGGCCAGTGCTTGTGCTGTTGGCCATCACGTCCGGCGCGGTCGACGCCATCGCTTTCCTTGGACTGGGCGGAATTTTTACGGCCAATATGACGGGAAATCTAGTGCTGCTCGGGCTTGTAGGACGGCCGGACTACCAGCGCAGCGCCATTCATGCAGCGGCGGCCTGTGCGGCCTTCGCGCTCGGGCTCTACCTTTCTTTTCGCAACGGACGACCCCAGCCGGGCAAGCCGGAACCCGGGCCCTACCCGCTACTCGTTTTGGTTGCCCTGATGCAATCTGCGATTTGGGTGACGTGGATGCTGGAATCGGCGACGCCCAACGAGATGACCCAAACGATCATTCTGATCACTTCCGCGATTTCAATGGGCGTTCAGACGGCGGCTTCGAGGCGTATTGCGGGGCATTCCGGGATTACCACCACCTTCGTCACCGGAACGCTGACCTCGCTGATCGAGGATGCGGCCAACTCTCGGCACCATGCGACGGTGGCGCGGATTTTCGTCATCGGCGCCCTTTCGATGGGGGCGCTGCTGTGCTCGTTGCTCCTCGCCTACGCACCGATGTTTGCGCCAGCACTGCCAGTTCTGGGGGTGGTGGCCGCGATTGCGGTGAGCCTGCAGCGGGGTTCCGCGGCCGCTGAGCTTCCATCCGAGCAAAAGTAGGAAGTCTGATGAAACAACGTCAGCAGGACGCGCAGTGCCCCTGCGGAACCGGCTATACGTACGGGCAGTGCTGCGGCCCGCTGCATCAACAACACACAGTCGCGACGACGGCGGAGCAGCTGATGCGCTCCCGCTACAGCGCTTTCGCGCTGGGCCTGGCCGACTACCTGCGCTTGAGTTGGCATAGCGCCACCAGGCCAGCAGAGATCGACCTCGATGCACGCCAACGGTGGACGAAGCTGGAGATTCTGGATACCAGCGGCTCTAGTTTGCTTGAGTCGGCGGGGACCGTGCGATTTCGCGCCACGTACCGCCTGGGACGGGAAACGGGCTGCCTTGTGGAAAACAGTCGGTTTGCTCGCGAGGGCGGCCAATGGCGGTACGTCGACGCGGTGAGCAGCCGTTGAAGTTCGTGCCGGGAACGCCGGATACCGGCTATAGAATTCAACCGCACCGAAGGAGGCTCGCTTGTCCAGCACTGGCAACAACATGACGCACTGGGGCTCGTACACCGCAACGGTGACGGGCAACAGGATCACTGCCATCACCGGACACCGTGACGACCCCGACCCATCGGAGCTGCTAGGAAATATCGCCTCCACGGTCACCCACCGTTCCAGGGTTACCAAACCGTCGTTTCGCCGCGGCTGGTTAGAAAACGGCCCCGGCCCGGCGGACCGCCGAGGGAGCGAAGAGTTCGTCGAGCTTGAATGGGATGAAGCACTCGACCTCCTCGCCGCCGAAATTGATCGTGTTCGCACCGACCACGGCAATAAGGCCATTTATGCGGGCTCATACGGGTGGGCCAGCGCTGGAAGGTTCCACCACGCGCAGAGCCAGCTGCACCGATTCCTGAAGCAAGCCGGGGGTTATGTGGCCGGCGTGAACTCGTACTCAACCGGCTGCTCCGAAGTAATTTTCCCGCACTTGTTGGGTAACACCTTTGAGTTGTACCGGAAGCACACCCACTGGCAGCAGCTCGCCGACAACACCGACCTGATAGTCGCTTTCGGCGGCATCCCCACCAAAAACATGGCGGTTGTCCCGGGCGGAATTACGGTACACAATGCTCGCCCCGGCATCGCAGAGGTGGTTGCGGCCGGCACCAGAATTGTGGCGGTGACCCCGATCAAACCTGATCTTAAGGGCGCTGAATCAGCGGACTCCCAGGTGGAATGGTGGCCCATAGTTCCAGCCACCGATACTGCAATGATGCTCGCGCTCGCGCATACGCTGATCGTCGAAAACTTGGTGGATGAAGGGTTTATCGCCACATACACAGACGGATACGACGAGTTCGCTCATGACGTGCTCGGCCTGAGCACGGGCGCTCCAAGAACAGCGGAGTGGGCGGAGTCGATCACCGGATTCCCCGCAGACAAGATTCGAGAGCTCGCCCGAAACATGGCCGCTGGCCGCACGTTTATCACCGTTGGCTGGTCGCTTCAACGCTCCAAGTACGGAGAGCAGCCGATGTGGGCGGCGCTGAACCTTGCGTGCTTGCTCGGCCACATTGGTTTGCCCGGAGGCGGTTTCGGCCACGGCTACGGGTCCATGGGCGATGTGGGCGCGGGCCGCGGAATGACGCCTCTGCCAGCATTCCCTCAGGGCCCCAACCCCATCGACGATTTTATCCCCGTGGCCAGGGTGAGCGACATGCTGCTCAACCCCGGTGGGGAGTTCGAATACAACGGCGAAATCCGGCGGTACCCGGATGTCAAAATGGTGTACTGGGCGGGCGGCAACCCTTTCCATCACCACCAAGACCTGGACAGGCTTGAGCGCGCGTTCAGCGCGGTGGACACCGTAGTGGTGCATGAGCCGTATTGGACCTCATCGGCCAAACATGCCGACATCGTTCTGCCCTGCACGCTTTCCGTAGAACGGGAGGATATCGGTGGCAGCAGGCAAGATAGCCATGTCATCGCGATGCACGCCCTCCTCTCGCCGGTGGGTGAAGCGCGCGACGACTTCGCTATCTTTACTGACCTCGCCGACAGGCTCGGGTTCGCACAACAATTTACCGAGGGCCTGTCCCCGCGC includes:
- a CDS encoding FCD domain-containing protein yields the protein MALRYGVSRASVREAIRVLEAMGVIRTSAGSGPEAGAVVIAEPAAPMGSALRWHLASRHLPVGDIVGARVLIESWAVKEASVLVHAEPALLAPARALLAAMDDSALAPEAFLALDAAFHVMLAELAGNTVITAVMTAMREGIQAYVTAAVAAYPDWSSMVARLRAEHHAVVAAMALGEGDEAAGEVRRHIAGFYAETGVSY
- a CDS encoding DUF1707 SHOCT-like domain-containing protein, coding for MTDTPITPPGDLRASDADRERVAHALNTAMAEGRLSVDELSERLASVYAARTLSALVPLTTDLPEHGHLWPAVGAAVAQTPSPGLSRVGGNYPVLKTAIAVMGGRTIRGRWKMPARLTAVALMGGVEIDVTHAQFSSGEVTITAVALMGGVEITVPEDVRVICSGIGIMGAFDDKSHCDCGPNAPVLRVNGVAVMGGVEIKRAKPDPESVNHPDKQLR
- a CDS encoding Ppx/GppA phosphatase family protein, which produces MTRVAAIDCGTNSIRLLVADVINTPAGFTLVDVHREMRVVRLGEGVDQTGVLQTGAIDRTWAALSDYTAILRASGATSVRMAATSATRDASNRNDFVEMVRRTLGQDPEVITGNEEAELSFRGAIGGVAASGGPYMVVDIGGGSTEMVIGTTNNVQVALAGSASVNIGCVRLTERLLHSDPPTEAEIDQARQLVTHVLSEGLDSLPVASIKTLVAVAGTATTVAAAALHLPTYDPAKIHLQRISATQVSEVATLMLGATTAHRAALGYMHPGRVDVIGGGSLILDTLVQLVQDRVHLDQITVSEHDILDGLALSLGQ
- a CDS encoding YoaK family protein, translated to MRRNLRHNRPVLVLLAITSGAVDAIAFLGLGGIFTANMTGNLVLLGLVGRPDYQRSAIHAAAACAAFALGLYLSFRNGRPQPGKPEPGPYPLLVLVALMQSAIWVTWMLESATPNEMTQTIILITSAISMGVQTAASRRIAGHSGITTTFVTGTLTSLIEDAANSRHHATVARIFVIGALSMGALLCSLLLAYAPMFAPALPVLGVVAAIAVSLQRGSAAAELPSEQK
- a CDS encoding class I SAM-dependent methyltransferase is translated as MNADSAESSSFPDADYLGNPQVLAEWDLRYTDHERMWSGNPNGSLVAETAGLTPGRVLDVGCGEGADALWLAQAGWQVTALEVSGVALERAAAHAREAGVDITWIHAGLAEAGLAPASFDLVSAHYPVLQRTLDAAAEHALLDAVAPGGTLLVVHHAGMEEAHAHEGDFDPAEYVWPAMVAAMLDEKWVVELDELRPRLVPEGGNGAHHKDDIILRARKLC
- a CDS encoding thiolase family protein; protein product: MRDAVIVEAVRTAVGRRKGSLAHVHAADLSAVVLRALIGRTHLDPALIDDVIWGCVTQSGDQGANIARTALLSAGWPETVPGVTIDRQCGSSQQAIGFAAAGVIAGHYDFVVAGGVETMTRTPMLSNLQGGDPFAGKGFSDRYGLAPNQGIGAEMIAQRWGLSRTQLDEFAAASHQKAAAAQDSGAFDAQIVAVPTEQGDFSRDEGIRRGTSSQSLAGLKTVFADDGVIHAGNASQISDGSAALLITTGELAAVHGLTPIARVHTAVVAAADPIIMLTAPIPATVKVLQKSGISLDQIGAFEVNEAFAPVPLAWLAEIGANPELMNSLGGAIALGHPLGGSGARIATTLIHHMRDNGIAYGLQTMCEGGGMANATIFELL
- a CDS encoding molybdopterin-dependent oxidoreductase, with product MSSTGNNMTHWGSYTATVTGNRITAITGHRDDPDPSELLGNIASTVTHRSRVTKPSFRRGWLENGPGPADRRGSEEFVELEWDEALDLLAAEIDRVRTDHGNKAIYAGSYGWASAGRFHHAQSQLHRFLKQAGGYVAGVNSYSTGCSEVIFPHLLGNTFELYRKHTHWQQLADNTDLIVAFGGIPTKNMAVVPGGITVHNARPGIAEVVAAGTRIVAVTPIKPDLKGAESADSQVEWWPIVPATDTAMMLALAHTLIVENLVDEGFIATYTDGYDEFAHDVLGLSTGAPRTAEWAESITGFPADKIRELARNMAAGRTFITVGWSLQRSKYGEQPMWAALNLACLLGHIGLPGGGFGHGYGSMGDVGAGRGMTPLPAFPQGPNPIDDFIPVARVSDMLLNPGGEFEYNGEIRRYPDVKMVYWAGGNPFHHHQDLDRLERAFSAVDTVVVHEPYWTSSAKHADIVLPCTLSVEREDIGGSRQDSHVIAMHALLSPVGEARDDFAIFTDLADRLGFAQQFTEGLSPREWLEKMYSTWAVEVGGSQPTELPNFETFWQDGDVRVPGADSARDHVMFGQFRADPVAHRLPTPSGLIQISSPVVASFGYDDCPGHPTWLEPEEWLGSPLAQKFPLHLIADQPAGRLHSQLDMGEISMAHKVSGRERMRMHPDNAKERGITDGDVVRVFNDKGECLAGVQVTETIRRDVVQLPTGAWFDPQILDGRRICAHGNPNVLTTDQGTSRLAQGCSGAHALVQVCLLGVALPQVQAFEPPVIVSRKRD
- a CDS encoding YchJ family protein encodes the protein MKQRQQDAQCPCGTGYTYGQCCGPLHQQHTVATTAEQLMRSRYSAFALGLADYLRLSWHSATRPAEIDLDARQRWTKLEILDTSGSSLLESAGTVRFRATYRLGRETGCLVENSRFAREGGQWRYVDAVSSR
- a CDS encoding dihydrofolate reductase family protein; the protein is MRKVVAGLFYSLDGVVEAPHLWQFDSFDDQVGEAMTGMITETDTVLIGRLGYEQWSEYWPTADDEFGDFINPVQKFVASTTLSPELSWENSTLIEGDFVEFVTALKQSEGRDIAVCGSISLARQLIFAGLLDSLTLTMHPVIAGAGKRLFEPTDPTTRLTLAGSTISSKGNAILTYSLLADEQRLESAVRYTHSEPHSLKCGCPDRPLR
- a CDS encoding FtsB family cell division protein yields the protein MSGPGRRTRAANTPAAPLGGPAARKPLKSKLLRQVAILGLVLAAVALSLGYPLRDYLDQRAELAAAVAQRQALEQTVANLELQQAALADPDYIKAEAKKRLQYVMPGDTVYVVQAPVLKVAPEAAAGAPVATATTQPWYSTLWGTLSSPGGQPGDQTPVSDASAAPDAPATPGAGG
- a CDS encoding enoyl-CoA hydratase/isomerase family protein, with the translated sequence MSGKSENFTLEGGVARIVLTETERGAPINPASLAALAHGIALARKADARIVVLSSAGKAFSVGGDIKSFASATDPEPQVRETAQILHNIILELHGLNAIVISVVQGVAAGAGFPLAAAADIVLAARSARFTFAYSKIGLTPDGGSTLLAATLGLHRTLQWALLNPLLTAQELCDAGLVAAVYPDDELEAGLASTIQTLLQGSRSAQVSAKRLIRNQAINNGRQALDAETAAIAAAAASLDGLEGVRAFVGKRPPNFLS